TGGCGTGTTAATTGCCTGGGTGCTTACTCGTTATGAGTTTCCCGGCAAACGGATCATCGATGGACTGGTGGATTTGCCTTTTGCCCTCCCGACTGCCGTGGCAGGAATTACTTTGACCACCTTATACTCACCGAACGGATGGATCGGACAATTTTTCGGCTTTAAAATCGCTTTCACTCCTGCCGGGATCATCATCGCCCTAATATTTATCGGTCTCCCATTCGTGGTGCGGATGGTTCAACCGGTGCTTGAAAATATTGAAAAAGGGATGGAAGAAGCGTCTGCTTCTTTAGGGGCGAATCGAATGCAGACATTCATTAAAATTATCTTCCCGGAATTGATTCCAGCGATATTGACGGGTTTTGCACTTTCGTTTGCGAGGGCACTTGGAGAGTATGGGTCCGTTGTCTTCATTGCCGGAAATATGCCGTTTAAAACGGAGATTTCCCCGCTGATCATCATGACAAAGCTTGAACAATATGATTATGAAGGGGCAACAGCTGTTGCGGCCGTCATGCTCATTATTACATTTATAATTTTGTTCACCATCAATATCTTGCAATGGTGGACCGGCAAAAGATATTCAGGGAAGTAGGAGGGGATATGATGGAACATGGTAATTCAGTGGTTGCTAAAACGAAGCACCCAGTCAGTATTACGAGAAACGCAACAAAAGAGCCTAAATCCATACAATGGGTCCTTATCTCCATTGTTTTGCTATTTTTGACTTTGTTTTTAGTTGTCCCATTAATCGCGATCTTTGTAAAGGCTTTTGAAAAAGGTGCAGAAGCTTATTTTGCCGCCATTGTCCATCCTGATTCCTTGGCTGCGATTAAGTTAACATTGATCGTCGTCCTCATCACCTTGCCACTTAATGCCATATTCGGTGTTGTGGCTGCGTGGACCATAACAAAATATGAATTCAAGGGAAAAAACTTCTTAATAACACTGATAGATTTGCCTTTTTCTGTTTCACCTGTCATTGCTGGGTTGATTTTTGTCCTACTGTTTGGCTTACATGGAACATTCGGTCCACTGCTGCAATCCTTTGACATTAAAGTGATTTTTTCAATACCTGGGATTGTCATCGCCTCCATTTTCATCACCTTCCCATTCATTGCACGCGAATTGATCCCGCTCATGCAAAGTCAGGGGACGTCTGAAGAAGAGGCTTCACTCACGCTGGGTGCTGGAGGGTTCAAGACATTTTGGTATGTGACGCTTCCAAATATAAAGTGGGGACTTCTATATGGAGTCATCCTTTGTAATGCAAGGACAATCGGTGAGTTTGGGGCTGTATCGGTCGTATCGGGCCATATAAGGGGCATGACCAATACGATGCCGCTTCATATTGAAATCTTATACAATGAATATCAATTTTCGGCTGCTTTTGCCGTTGCATCCCTGATGTCCATCTTTGCAATCATGACCTTGATCATTAAAAGTTTCATAGAATGGAAAACGGACTTTAAATCAACCA
The DNA window shown above is from Peribacillus sp. FSL P2-0133 and carries:
- the cysT gene encoding sulfate ABC transporter permease subunit CysT; its protein translation is MNIVTEGKQTKKRTIPGFGLTMGFTLLYLSIIVLIPLSMVFLNTFSMGLQDFWATITEPRVVASYKLSFMTALTAAFVNAVFGVLIAWVLTRYEFPGKRIIDGLVDLPFALPTAVAGITLTTLYSPNGWIGQFFGFKIAFTPAGIIIALIFIGLPFVVRMVQPVLENIEKGMEEASASLGANRMQTFIKIIFPELIPAILTGFALSFARALGEYGSVVFIAGNMPFKTEISPLIIMTKLEQYDYEGATAVAAVMLIITFIILFTINILQWWTGKRYSGK
- the cysW gene encoding sulfate ABC transporter permease subunit CysW — translated: MEHGNSVVAKTKHPVSITRNATKEPKSIQWVLISIVLLFLTLFLVVPLIAIFVKAFEKGAEAYFAAIVHPDSLAAIKLTLIVVLITLPLNAIFGVVAAWTITKYEFKGKNFLITLIDLPFSVSPVIAGLIFVLLFGLHGTFGPLLQSFDIKVIFSIPGIVIASIFITFPFIARELIPLMQSQGTSEEEASLTLGAGGFKTFWYVTLPNIKWGLLYGVILCNARTIGEFGAVSVVSGHIRGMTNTMPLHIEILYNEYQFSAAFAVASLMSIFAIMTLIIKSFIEWKTDFKSTKAS